In a genomic window of Gambusia affinis linkage group LG04, SWU_Gaff_1.0, whole genome shotgun sequence:
- the LOC122830215 gene encoding ATP-dependent RNA helicase DDX39A, producing the protein MAENDVDNELLDYEEDDEPQGLPESGTPASKKEVKGSYVSIHSSGFRDFLLKPELLRAIVDCGFEHPSEVQHECIPQAILGMDILCQAKSGMGKTAVFVLATLQQIEPVDGQVSVLVMCHIRELAFQISKEYERFSKYMPNVKVSVFFGGLAIKKDEDVLKKNCPHIVVGTPGRTLALIRNKTLSVKNIKHFVLDECDKMLEQLDMRRDVQEIFRLTPHEKQVMMFSATLSKEIRPVCRKFMQDPMEVFVDDETKLTLHGLQQYYCKLKDSEKNRKLFDLLDVLEFNQVVIFVKSVNRCVALSQLLVEQNFPAIAIHRGMGQEERLSRYQQFKDFQRRILVATNLFGRGMDIERVNIVFNYDMPEDSDTYLHRVARAGRFGTKGLAITFVSDETDAKTLNEVQDRFEVNVAELPDEIDISSYIEQSR; encoded by the exons ATGGCAGAGAATGACGTTGATAATGAACTTCTGGACTATGAGGAGGACGATGAGCCCCAGGGACTCCCAGAAAGCGGCACCCCTGCCAGCAAGAAGGAGGTGAAAGGTTCCTATGTATCCATTCACAGCTCGGGCTTCAGAGACTTTCTCCTTAAACCAGAGCTGCTCCGCGCCATTGTTGACTGCGGTTTTGAGCATCCTTCAGAAG ttCAACATGAGTGCATTCCTCAAGCTATCCTTGGTATGGACATTCTCTGCCAGGCAAAGTCTGGTATGGGAAAGAcggctgtgtttgtgttggccACATTGCAGCAGATTGAACCTGTGGATGGCCAG GTGTCTGTTCTTGTGATGTGCCACATTCGGGAATTGGCCTTCCAGATTAGCAAAGAGTACGAGCGCTTCTCCAAGTACATGCCCAACGTCAAGGTGTCTGTGTTCTTTGGCGGCCTGGCCATCAAGAAGGACGAGGACGTCCTGAAGAAGAACTGCCCTCACATCGTTGTAGGAACTCCAGGTCGTACGCTGGCCCTCATTCGTAACAAGACTTTGAGTGTGAAGAACATCAAACACTTTGTGCTGGACGAGTGCGATAAGATGCTGGAGCAGCTGG ACATGAGGCGTGATGTGCAGGAGATCTTCAGACTGACACCTCATGAGAAGCAAGTTATGATGTTCAGTGCGACGCTAAGCAAGGAGATCCGCCCCGTCTGCCGCAAGTTCATGCAGGAT CCCATGGAAGTATTTGTGGACGATGAGACTAAACTGACACTGCATGGCTTACAGCAGTACTACTGCAAGCTGAAGGACAGCGAGaagaacaggaagctgtttgACCTCCTCGATGTGCTTGAGTTCAACCAG GTGGTGATCTTTGTGAAGTCTGTGAATCGTTGCGTTGCCCTGTCTCAGCTGCTGGTGGAGCAGAACTTCCCTGCCATAGCAATCCACCGGGGGATGGGACAGGAGGAGAG GTTATCCCGGTACCAGCAGTTTAAAGACTTCCAGAGGCGGATTCTGGTCGCCACTAACCTGTTTGGCCGAGGAATGGACATCGAGAGAGTCAACATAGTCTTCAACTACGACATGCCCGAGGATTCTGACACATACCTCCACAGA gtgGCCCGTGCAGGCAGGTTTGGAACCAAAGGCCTGGCCATCACCTTTGTTTCAGATGAGACTGACGCTAAGACCCTGAATGAAGTCCAGGATCGCTTCGAGGTCAACGTAGCTGAGCTACCAGACGAGATCGACATCTCCTCCTACA TTGAACAGTCCAGATGA